The following nucleotide sequence is from Pseudonocardia sp. C8.
ACCAGTCCTGGTCGCGCTGGGGCGACCAGGCGAGGTGGTCGAACGTCCAGACCCGTTCGATGCCGTGGTCCTCGGCCTCCCGGATCCGCGTGACGAACTCCGTACAGTCCACATCGGGCAGTACGACCGCCGACAGGTCCAGCGTCACTGCTCGGTCTCCCTCGGGTCGGGGCTCACCGCTCGGGGCCACCGTAGAAGGTCGCGTCCCCCGGCGGGAGCGGGGTGATGCCGCGGATCCGGTCCGCGAGCTTCTCGGCCATCATCATCACGGGTGCGTTCAGGTTGGCGGTCACGACCCTCGGCATGATCGACGCGTCTGCGACGCGGAGGCCCCCGATGGTGTTGACCCGCCCGTGCTGGTCGACCACGGCGTCGTCGTCGACACCCATCCGGCACGATCCCGAGCCGTGGTACGACGTGTTGCAGGCCGACCGGACGAACGCCTCGATCTCGCGGTCGGAGGTCACGTCGGGACCGGGATTGAGCTCGACCGGCCTGAACCGCTGCCAGGCCTGCTGCTTGACCAGTGTCTCGCGGGTCAGTTTGACACCGTCCACGATGTCCTCGAGGTCCTGGCGTGCCTGGAGGTGGTTGAACACGATCGACGGCGGATCCTGCGGGTTCGCCGAGCGGAGCGACACGGAGCCCCGGCTCTCCGGACGGGACAGGTCCATCCAGACCTGGAAGCCCGGCACCGGTACGAGCTTGCCCTTGACCAGTCGCCGGGTCAGCGGCAGGAACTCGTACTGCATGTTGGGGAACTCGACGTCGTCGCGAGTACGCAGGAACGCGCCCGACTCGAAGAAGTTGGTGGCGCCGAGGCCCCGACGGCGGAGGAGCCAGTCCACGCCGATCTTCGCGCGGCCGGCGAGCGACAGCTCCGCGGTCAGCGAGTCCTCCGAGGCGGTCCCGAACTGGACGTCGACACCGGGATGGTTCTGCAGGTTCCGGCCGACCTCGGCCCGGTCGGAGACGACCGGTATGCCGTGGCGCGCCAGCTCGTCGGCCGGACCGATCCCGGACAGGAGCAGCAGCTTCGGTGAGTTGAACGCCCCCGCAGCCAGGATCACCTCTCGCTCGCACGGGATCACCCGGGTGTCCGTTCCGACCCGCACCCGAATCCCCGTCGCCCGGCCGTCGTGGATCTCGATCCGCTCGACCGTGGCCCGCGCCAGCACGGTCAGGTTGGGGCGCCAGGCCGCAGGGCGGAGGTAGGCACGGCTCGCGCTCCAGCGCACACCCTGGTGGATGAACACCTGGGCGATGTGCATGCCCTCCTGCCGGTAACCGTTGTGGTCCGGGGTGACCGGGAACCCCGCCTGCTCGCCGGCACGCAGGAACGTGTCGTGGAACCGGTGCGCGGCAGGGGCCCGTCCCACATGGACCGGACCGTTCGCGCCGCGCCACTCGTCGGGTCCGTCGGAGAACGACTCGAACTTGCGGAAGTAGGGCAGGACGTGGGCGTAGTCCCAGTCGTCGAGGCCGTCCTTGGCCCAGCCCTCGTAGTCCAGCGGGTTGCCCCGGTTGAAGATCATCGCGTTGATCGACGAGCCACCGCCGATGATCCGGCCCGCCTTCTCGTCGATCGTCCTGCCGTCCAGGTACGGCTCCGGACCGGACCGGTAGCCCCACCCGATGCGGGTGTTCTGGTACACGAACGGCAGCGCCCCGGGCATGGTCAGCATCGGGTTGCGGTCGTGACCGCCGGCCTCGACCAGCAGGACCGTCGCCGACGGGTCCTCGCTGAGGCGGGAGGCCAGGATGCAACCGGCCGTACCGGCGCCGACCACGATGTAGTCGTAGGACGCAGCCATCTCGGGCTCCTCGGGGTCGTCGTGCGGCAGCCCGGGGATCGCGTCGCGGCGGCGTCGCCGTCGCCGCGGAACGGTCCGGGTCACGGTGCGCCGAGCCTAGGTTCGGCGACGCTCGGCTCTCTGCGACAGCGGCGAGGAACTCTCGCACAGCCGTTCCGACAGTTGTCGAACGCGGGGCCCGGACCTCCGGCCGGCCGGACCGGGCTCACGCCCCCGCGGTGCCGCCGGCCTCCCGGTAGGCCGTCAACCAGAGGGCCAGCTGCAGGTCGGTCCGCCCGGCACCCTGGCGCAGGTCCACCCCGGTCAGCTCCTGGATCCGGTCGAGACGGTAGTAGAGCGTCGTCCGGTGGACATGGAGCTCGGTCGCCGCCGTGGTCATGTCGCCTCCGAGGTCCAGGACGACCCGCGCTGTCGTCCGCAGCTCGAGCCGGGCCTGGTCGGAGAGGATCTCCGCACCCGGGTGCACGTCGGCAGCAGCCAGCGATGCAGGTGCATCGACGACCAACCGCCAGGCGCCCAGCGCGTCCCAGCTGGCCGGCTCGGGGCGGGCGCCGGCGGCGATTGCCCGCGCGGTCGCCCGGGCCCGGCGGACGGCCTCGGCCAGGTGCATCAGCGGTAACGGGGCCCCACTGGCCGCCATCCGGCGCGCGCGACCGGTCACGGGGTGCACGCTCAGGTCGTCGGCCAGGGCCCAGCCGCCCGGGCTCCGGGGGTGCTCGACCTGCACCTGAACGTCCAGCGGCAGCCGTTCCCACACGGCGAGTTCCCTCGCCGTCTCCGGGTCCGAGGTCTCCAGCAACCGTTCGACGAGCGCGTCTCGGCGGCGACGCATGTCCTCGACGGACCGGGTCCGCCGGGCGAGCACGGTCCCCGCCAGCTCGGCGCAGTCGACCAGCGGTCCGAGCTGATCCGGGGTGACCTTGCCGTCCGGGTCGAGCACCCACAGGTAGCCGTGCAGCCGCCCCTCATGGCGCACCGGTACGCACCACCGGGCCCACATCCCGCGCTCCGGCATGGCCGGGGTCCGCACGGGCTCGGTCGCGCGGTCGAGGCCGAAGCTGCCCACGACCTCCGCCGCTGCCGGCTCGACGTGGCGGCCGAGGATGGTCGTCGTCCGGGCATGATCGACCGGCCCCTTGGTGGACCACCAGATCGGGCGTTGCTGCCGGTCCTCGACGAGCACCGACAGCTGGAGGTCCGACGCGAGCTCGTCGACAGCGGACTGGACATCCGGCTCGCCTGCCATCGTCACCTGACCTCTCGTGCGGTGATCCTACAACTGTCGAACTCGCGGCCGGGGTTTCCGGCGTCGCGCCGAAGCCGGTCGGGGACGGTCCTCCCTAACGTTCGGGGTCCCGCCCCGATCCGTCCGCCGAGGGAGATCCGACATGACGATTCCCGTAGACCGGGCCGCAGAACTCCTCACCGAGGCGACTCCGGCACGGTCCTACGCCGTCGGTACGCCCGAGCGGATCAGGCTGGAAGCCGCACTGACCGAGGTCTGCCGCCACGGCCACGACCTGCCGGTGGTCGTGGGTGGCAAGGAGATCCGAACCGGGCGGACCTTCCCGCTGCGGCTCCCGCACGACCACTCGACCGAGCTCGGCCGTGCCCACCGGGCCTCCTCGGAGGAGATCGAGTCGGCGATCGCGGCAGCGTCCGACACGGCGGGCGACTGGGGCCGCGCCCACTTGGCGCATCGCGTGGCCCCCTTCCAGAAGGCCGCCGACATGCTGGAGTCCGGCCCCTGGCGGGAACGGCTGGTCGCAGCCACCATGCTGGAGCTTTCGAAGACCGCGGCGCAGGCCGACGGTGACGTGGCAGAGGCCGTCGACTTCCTGCGGGCCAACATCGTCAACGCCGGCGCACTGGAGCAGGTCCAGCCGCACTCCCCGGCCGGCATCACCAACCACATGGAGTACCGACCGCTCGAGGGCTTCGTCTTCGCGATTTCCCCGTTCAACTTCACCGCGATGAACAACCTGGCGTTCGCGCCGGCGCTGCTCGGCAACAGCGTGCTGTGGAAGCCCGCGGAGAGCGCGACCCTCGTCGCGCACCTGTCGCTGCGCCTGTTGCGCGAAGCCGGCCTGCCCGACGGTGTGATCAGTCTGCTGCCCGGCCGTGGGGGTGAGGTCGGCGATCCCGTCCTCCGTCACCGCGACCTCTCGGCGGTGCATTTCACCGGCTCGACGGCGACATTGCGCCACATCTGGCGGACCATCGGTTCGGGAATCGACCGGTACCGCGACTACCCGCGGATCGTCGGCGAGGCAGGCGGCAAGGACTTCGTGATCGCACACCCGTCGGCCGACGTCGAGGCACTTGCCGTCGCCTGCGTGCGTGCCGCCTACGACTACCAGGGCCAGAAGTGCGCGGCGGCCTCGCGCATCTACGTCCCCCGCAGCCTGTGGCCGGAGGTCCGGGACCGCATCGTCGCGCTCACCGAGGGACTGGCGGTCGGTGACCCGACGGTCCCGGGCGTCCACCTCGGGGCCGTCATCAACCGGAGCCAGTTCGAGAAGCACGAGGCTGCGCTGGCGCGGGCGCGCGACCAGCAGGTTGTGCTGGCCGGCGGGCACACGGACGGGGCCTCGGGCTGGTTCGTCCGCCCGACCCTGCTCCAGGTCGACGACCCGCACTCGGAGTTCATGGAGGAGGAGCTCTTCGCGCCCGTCATGGCCGCCTACGTCTACGACGACCGGCGATGGCCGGAGACCCTCGAGCTCGTGGACGGCACCACCGGGTACGGGCTCACCGGCTCGGTGTTCGCGAACGATGAGGGAGCCGTCGCCCAGGCGGACCGGGTGCTGCGCTACTCGGCCGGGAACTACTACGTCAACGATCGCCCGACCGGCGCGACGGTGGGCCAGCAGCCCTTCGGCGGTGCCCGCGCCTCGGGCACGAACGACAAGGTCGGCACCGTCTGGAACTCGATCAGGTTCGTCAGCCCCCGGTCGGTGAAGCACACCCACGACCTCGACCGGGACGCCCGCTTCCCGGCGCTCGAGGGCTGACCACCGATCCGTCGTGCCCGACCGCCCCACCGACGAGGGTCCATCGTGGACGCCGATACCCACCCGCACGATCCTGCCAGCGAGCCGAATGGAGCGCCGATCACCATGCCCGACGTCCTGATCATCGGAGGAGGCTGCATCGGCAGCGCCGCCGCCTTGCACCTGCTCAAGCGCAGCCCCGGCACGGCGGTCACCGTGCTCGAGCCGGATCCCACCTACACCGAGGCCGCGACGACCCATGCCACGGGCGGGGTACGGCAGCTGTTCACCCGGCCAGAGAACATCGAGCTCTCCCGCTACACCCTCGAGGTCATCGCGAACTGGCAGGACTACCTTGGGCTGGACGGCACCGCGCCGGACCTGGCATGGAAGGAGAACGGCTACCTCTTCGTCGCCCCACCCGAGCACACGGCGACGTTCGAGCGGAACTTCGCCACCCAGGTCGAGCTCGGTGTCGAAGCCGAGTGGCTCGATCCCGGTGAGCTGACGCAGCGGTATCCCTTCCTGCTGACCGACGACCTGGGGCCCGCGGTTCTGTCCCCGCGGGACGGCTGGCTGGACCCGCACTCGCTGCTGCACGGCCTGCGCCGCGCCGCACAGCGGCTGGGGGCCGAGTACCGCACCGACCGCGCCGTGGATCTCACCGTCCGCGGCGGCCGCGTCGAGGCGGTGCAGCTGGAGTCCGGGAGCACCATCGAGGCCGACTGGGTCATCAACGCCGCCGGCGTCCGGGCACCGCAGCTGGCCGAGCTCGCCGGCATGCCGGTGCCGGTCGACCCGATGCCGCGCCAGGAGCACTACGTCGAGGCTTCCGGCGACTACACGGCCATGCCGTTCATCAAGGACCCCTACGGCCTGGCCATCCGCTCGGAGGGCGAGGGACTGTCGGTCGGGCTGGTCGACTTCGACACGCCGGCCAGCAGGGAGCTGCCCCGCGACAACAGCCACTTCGAGGAACGGGTCTGGCCCGCGCTTGCCCACCGCATCCCCAGCCTCGACGCGCTGCGGCTCAAGTCGACCTGGGCCGGTCACTACGACCAGAACCGCCTCGACGGGAACATGATCATCGGCAACCGTCCGGGGACGGTCGACAACTTCCTGACCGCCTGCGGCTTCTCCGGGCACGGGCTGATGCACGCCCCCGGGGTCGGCCGCGCCCTCGCCGAGCTGATCGTCGACGGTGACTACACCACCATCGACCTGACCCGGTTCGGCTACCAGCGCATCATCGACGAGGAGCCCTACCAGGAGCTCGGCGTGCGCTGAGCCGTCTCCCGGCGACGCCGCACCCGCCCGGCACGGGGTTCGGGCGGGTGCGGCGAGCCGGGTCGGTCGTGGCCTGCGGCTGCGAACTCAGCGGGACGCCGCCCCGGCACTCCACCCGCGCAGGCTTCCGCAGAACGCGGCCACCAGCCTGCGGGTGGTCTCTGCTTGGCTCATGCCGACGGTGTCGAGCAGATCGAAGATCTCGCGCGGGTCGAACAGGATGTTCCAGAGGAACAGCCCTTCCTCCCCCGGTTCCGGGATGCCGAGCTCGGCCGCGGCCTCGGCGATCGGACGCTCCATCGCCTCGGCCTGGACGCTGATGTGCCGAGCACCCGCGCGTAGCCGGGCGAGGTAGCCCTCGTCCGAGCGCGTGTGGACCATGGCCCGGCCGTGCTCGACGACGAGGCGGACCCATTCCGCGCAGACGTCCTCGAGCAGCCGCAGGCCGTGGTGGTCCGACCGGCGGCTGTGCGTGAGCAGCCGGAGCCCGACGTCGAACCGGTACACGGCGAGGATCTCGTCGACCGAGCCGAAATGCCGGTAGGCGGTGGCGGCGGCGACCTCGGCCCGCTCGGCCACCTCGGTCATCTTGACGGCGGTGCCGTGCCGTCCGGCGAGGTAGGCGGCTGCGTCGATCAGTCGCCGCCGGTTCCGCTCCGTGTCACTGCGCACGGCCCGTCGAGCCCTCCGTTCACCCGTGAACGGCTGTCGGCGCCCGTCGTCCGGGCCACGCCGTCCTTCCGGCACAGGGTACCGACGGTGTGGCGACGGCTGCCGCGTCCCCGAGGTCCCGGGCCGGTCCGGTGTCACGGCACCAGGGTTCGGCGGAGTGTGTCGAGCCCCTCGGCCAGCCGCGCCACACCGGTCCGGATGGCGTCCTCGCTCGCGGCGTAGGACAGGCGCAGGTGGTGTTCTCCGTGCGCTCCGAACTCCGAGCCCGGGCGGACCGCGACACCGAGCTCGCGCAGCCGTGTCACGAGTTCGGCCGACGGGATGTCGAGGTCATAGTGCGGGAACTGGTAGAACGCGCCCTCCGGGGCGCTCGGGGTGAGCCCGTCGATCCCGGACAGGCCCTCGAACATGATCTCGGCCCGGCGGGCGTAGGCGGTCCGCATCGCCGCGACGTCGGCGTCCGCGGTGCGGACCGCGGCCAGCGCGGCGTCCTGCACGACGGTGTTCATCGACCCGTTGACCGTGTTGTGGATCCGTGCCGCCGACGCGATCAGCGGCTGCGGTCCCCAGATGTACCCGACCCGCCAGCCGGTCATCGCGTAGCTCTTCGAGAACGTCTGGCAGTAGATGGTCCGCTCGGGCAGGCCCTCGATCGACACCGTCGAGGTGAACGGTTCGCCGGTGTAGGTGAGGTCGGCGTAGGCCTCGTCCGACACGACGACCGTGGACGTGCCCTCCAGGAGCCCGGCGAGCGCGTCGAGCTCGGCCCGGGAGTGGACGATCCCGGTCGGGTTGCCCGGATTGCAGAACACGAACAGCTTCGCGCCGGGCAGTGCGTCGGCCAGCCGGTCGAGGTCCCAGTGCAGGTCGGCGCCCAGCGGCACCGGCACGGGGACGCCGCCGGCCATGCTGACCAGGTCGGCGTAGAGCGAGTAGGTGGGGTCGGGGAACACGACCCGGTCCCCCGGGTCGACGATCGAGAGGATCGAGGCGGCGAGCCCTGCGGTCCCGCCGTGGGTGATCAGCACGTCGTCCGCCGACACCGGCCCGCCGGTGAGCCCGCCGATCCGCTCGGCCAGCGCAGCACGCAGGTCGGGTTCGCCGCGCAGCGGGGAGTAGTGCGTGCGTCCGGCCCGCAGGGACGCGACCGCCGCATCGACCACCTGTGCCGGGGTGTCGAAGTCCGGCTCGCCCATGGCCAGCGACACGAGGTCGTCGGAGGACTGCGGCTGCTGCACGCGGCGGGACGCCGCCGCGATCCGGGCGACGGCGGCCGCCGGGGCGAAGGCGGCCGGTGCGGTACTGGTCGACATGCTCTGCTCCTGGGTGGGATCAGGACCGGGTGGCCGGCCGGTGCGGGGCGCCGATGTGCCGGCTGATCTCGAGGTCGGTGGCGGTGTCGCGTTGCCGGGTCGGCGCGACGACGATCTCCTGGAGGACGACCCGCTGGGGCAGGACGACCGCGAGCCGGATGGCCTCCGCGACGTCCTCGGGCTGCACCATGTGCGCACGCTCCTCGGCCGCGGGCGGGCGGGCGCGGTTGTCCAGGATCGGGGTGTCGGCCTCACCGGGCAGGACCGTGATCGCGCGCAGGCCCTGGTTCCGGAACGTGGTGTGCAGGAAGGTCATGAAGTTGCGGACGCCGGCCTTCGCCGCGCCGTACGCCGCCCCGCCCAGCAGGTTGGGGTTCACCGCGGCGAGCGAGGAGACCGTGACGATCGTCCCGGTGCCCGACTCGAGCATGTCTGGCAGGACCGCCTGGCAGAGCCGGAACACCGCGCTCAGGTTCACGTCGAGAACCTGGGCCCACTCCTCGTGCGGGAGGTACTGCGGGTTGAGCACCGACGAGGCGCTGCCCGCGTTGTTCACCAGCACGTCGACCACGCCGAGTTCGGCCCGGACCCGCTCGAGCAGCCGTGTCACCTCGGCGGTGTCGGTGATGTCCGCGGCGATCGGCAACGCGACGCCGCCGCCGGCGCGGATGACCTCCGCGGCGGCGTCCAACGGCTCCTGGCGGCGCCCGACCAGCACCACTGCCGCGCCGTCACCGGCGAGCAGCCGGGCGGTCTCCCGCCCCATGCCGCTGCCGGCGCCGGTGACCAGCGCGGTCCGTCCTGCCAGGTTGTACACGGATCACCTCTCCATGAACTGCGACGCTATTCGCAAATGACACTATATTCTCATTCGGTGGGGCGGCAAGGGCCCGGCAGCCCCAGGGCGGCGAACGCGTCGGACGTCGCACTCTCCAGGGCGCGGAGTGCCGCTTCCTGCTCCGCCGACCGGCGCACCGCGGTCTCCCGGTCGACCCATCGGAAACGCAGCCGCCTGCCCGGCCCGGCCTGCCCGAGCACCGGCAGGCACGCCCTGGCCGCGACGCCGATGATCGGGTATCCGGCAGTGAGCGTGCGGTACCGGCCCAGCACGATGAGCTCGTCCGCGTGCGGGATCTCCAGCGCCCCGATCGGCACGCCGTGCGAGACGATCTCGGTGTCGTCGTCGGGGTGCTTCACCGGGCCGTCGAGTCGCAGACCGACGTGGTCGGACCGGACGGTGACGGTGTAGAGCGAGTCCGCCACGAGCTCCCGGATGCCGGAGGCAGCACCGGCTCCGTGAGTCGGCACGACGTCGACCGGCCGGTCGAGCGCACCCGGCCGGAACCCCGGGAGCGGCAGGCGCAGCAGGGGCTGTCCGAAGTGGCCGTACGACCAGCCGCGCGACACCGTCCGCACCCGGACCTCGCTTCCGGGGCCGAGCACCTGGCCGAAGCCCATCCGGGGGTCCGGAGCCGCGCTGCCGAGGAACCGCGCCGCGTCGACCCGGCCGTGCACGGCGAGGTAGCTGCGCACGCCGCGCCGCAGCTCGTGGACCCGCAGCTCGCATCCCTTCGGGACCAGCACCGGTGACCACGTGGGCACGGCGGCGCCACCGACGGTCACCCGGCTGTCCGCCCCGGTCACGGCCACCAGCACGTCGGCGTCCGGGACGACCGCGAGCCCACCGCCGAGGCTCTCCAGCAGCGGGGCGCCCCGCGGGTTGCCGACGAGCAGGTTCGCGACGGCGGCGGAGTACTGGTCGGCGGCACCCCCGGTGGGCACGCCGAGACGCTCGGCGTCCTGCCGGCCGAGGTCCTGGTAGGTGGTGGACCAGCCTGCGCCGGTCACCGCGATCGCGACCGTGCTCACGGGGCAGCGCCCTCCGGGAGCAGGAAGCCACCGCGCAGCCGGGCGGCCCGCGCACGGTCGACCGGGACGAACCGGACGGTGTCACCGGGCGCGAACGACACCGGCTCGTCGCGCGTGATGTCGACGATCGTGTGCGGGGTCTCGCCGACCACGCGCCACCCGCTGGGACCGGGGAACGGCTGGATGATCGCGCTCGTCCCGGCGATCATGATCGCACCGGGCGGGACGTCGGTGCGTGGCTCGGCCCGCCGGCGGACCGGCCGGGGGACGGACAGCCCGTCCATCATCGGCGCCATGGCCGCCGCGAGCAGCGCGACCGTGAACGTCGATCCGGTGATCGCGGCGACGACGTCGGCCGGGGCGAGACCGAGCTCGGCACCGACCTCCGCGAGGTCGGGCCCGGTGACGTCGTCGAACACGACCGGGATCGTGAACCGGTGGGCCGGACGTCCCGGCGCGGCTGCGCCCGCTCCGACCTCGGCGAGCAGCTCGACCGCGTACGCGATGTGCTCGGGTGCGGTTCGCAGCGGGTCGAACTCGACGAGCAGCGACTCCATCCCGGAGACCACGTCCAGCACGCCGTGCGGCCGCCGGGCGAGCAGCCGGTCGCGGAGCCGCCGGATCGCCGCCCGGCGCACGCCCGGGCCGTCACCGGGAACGGTCACCATGACCGCCGAGTCCCCGAACGGCTCGACGATCACGGCAGCGAGCTCGGTCATGTCGGTATCTTCGTCGGCGTGCGGGTTCACCCCGCCAGCGCCGGCTGGTCCTTCCCGGCCAGGACCTCCTGCAGGCCGGCCGCCCGGATCCCGGCGGCCTCCAGGGCGGCACGCAGCGCCCGGCCGTTGTCCAGGACCGTCGGGTGGTCACCGTGCAGCAGCAGCACGTCGGCGTCGTGGCCGAGCGGGACGTCGTTGCCGTCCACCGAACGCACCGTGCCCTCCTGCACGACCTGCACGCACCGCCGGCCGATCAGCCCGGGGTCGTGGATCAGGCCGCCCGGGTGCGAGCGCGGAACCGGCATGCCGTCGTCGCCGTAGCCCCGGTCGGCCAGGAAGACGTACCCGACCCTCAGGTTGCGCTTACGGGCCTCCTCGGCGAGCAGGCCCCGCTGGCAGATGACGATGTAGTTCGGGTCGTACGCGGCGACGGCGTCGGTGATGGCGCGGGCGTGCACCGGGTCGGTCTGGGCGATCGACCCCATCCGGCCGTGCGGCGCGACGTGGCTGATCGTGCCGCCGTGCACGCGGGCGAACGCGTCGAGCGCGCCGATCTGGTACAGCACGTCGGTGCGGATCTCGTTCTCGGTGGCCTCGATCAGCCGGCGCCCGAACCCCACGAGGTCCGGGTAGCCGGGGTGCGCGCCGAGCTCGATACCGCGTGCCACGCACTCGGCGACTGTCCGGTCGATGACCCGGGGGTCACCGCCGTGGAAGCCGCACGCGATGTTGGACGTGGTGACGAGGTCGAGCAGGGCGTCGTCGTCGCCGATGGTGTAGTTGCCGAAGCTCTCGCCGAGGTCGGCGACCACGGCGACGGTGCTGGATCCCATCATGTCTCCCGGATGTCGTGTGTCAGCTGTACTGCAGCGGACGTCCCTTGGTCTCCGCGACGAAGACCAGTGTGACCAGCGTGATGCCCGCGGACACGATGCACGCGAACGCCGGGATCATGTTGGACCCGGTCGCCTCCATCAGCGCCGTCATCACGAGCGGCGCGCTGCCGCCGAAGATGATCGTCGAGACGCTGAACCCGATGCTGTAGGCCGAGTACCGCACGCTCGTCGGGAAGATCTCGGCCAGCACGGTGTGGATCGACGCGGCGTGGCCCGCGAACGCGATCGCGAGGATCGTCGTGCCGAGACACGCGAGAAGGAACTGCCCGGTCGCGATCAGCAGGAACGACGGGTAGGCGACCAGCGCGGACGCCACCGCGGACAGGGCCAGCACGGGCTTGCGGCCGATCCGGTCGGAGAGCCGTGCCATCAGCGGGATGGAGATGACGATGGCGACCAGGCTGATCGCGGTGACCACCAGTGCCTGCAGCATCGAGAAGTTGTTCTCGCCCAGGGACTTCTTCAGGTACGTCGGCATGTAGACGAACAGCAGGTAGTAGCCCGGCCCGTTCAGCGCGGGCAGCAAGATCGTGATCGCGATCGCCCGCAGGTGCCGCTTCGAGGTGAACGCCACCCGCAGCGGGTTGCGCACCACCGCGTTCTGCCGGCGCGCCGCGGCGAAGACCGGCGTCTCCTCGAGCCGGCTGCGGATGTAGAAGCCGATGTAGCCGAGCGGAACGGCCAGCAGGAACGGGATCCGCCAGCCCCACGACGTCATCGTGTCGTCACCGAGCACCGTGATGAGGAGCGCCGAGAACGCGCTGCCGAACATCAGCGCCACGAAGGAGCCGACGGCGACGAAGCACATCCGGTAGTTCCGCTCACCGTCCGGCGAGTACTCACCGACGAACGACATCGCCCCGGCGACCTCGCCGCCGGCCGAGAAGCCCTGCAGCACCCGCAGTGCCAGCAGGAGGACCGGCGCGGCGACGCCGATCGTCGCGGTCGTGGGCAGGAGCCCGATCGCCGCGGTGGATGCCGAGATCAGCAGCAGCAGGGTCGCCAGCAACGAGCGCCGTCCCATGCGGTCACCCAGGTAACCGCAGATGACACCGCCGAACGGCCGTGCGATGAAGCTGACGAGGAAACCGATGTTGGCCAGCAGGAGGCTGCCCGCCTCCGCGCCGCCGGCCAGGTTGACCGCCAGGTAGGTGACCAGCAGGCCGTAGATGCCGTAGTCGTACCACTCGACGAAGGAGCCGATGGCACCCGCGACCGTGGCCTTGCGGACGGTCTTCTCGTCGGGGACGACGACCTCGACCGGATCCGGCTCGAGGCGATCTGACGTTGTCATGGGGTTCACCTTCGGTGTCGCGGGGCCCGGCGTTGGACCCCTGGGAGCCGTGCTCTCACCGTGATCGCGGCCGGCGAGCAGTGCGAATCAGTTCTCATATGAGGTTATGGTCGCGTTTTACGATGGGTCAAGACCGGATGTCGCCGGGCCGGGTAACAACTTGGCCTCCGTCACCACGCCTGCACAGACCGTGTGCCGCGACGCACGGCGCCGCGACGAGGCCTTGCCTGGAGCCGCCGCTCCAGGCACTATCCTCGCATCAAAACGCGAACGTGTTCGCATTTCGGGCCAGGGCTGCGTCCGCCGGTCCAGCGGCGGAACCCGGGCGCACGACCGCATCGAGGAGAGACACCGATGGCACAGGACA
It contains:
- a CDS encoding choline dehydrogenase, whose product is MTRTVPRRRRRRRDAIPGLPHDDPEEPEMAASYDYIVVGAGTAGCILASRLSEDPSATVLLVEAGGHDRNPMLTMPGALPFVYQNTRIGWGYRSGPEPYLDGRTIDEKAGRIIGGGSSINAMIFNRGNPLDYEGWAKDGLDDWDYAHVLPYFRKFESFSDGPDEWRGANGPVHVGRAPAAHRFHDTFLRAGEQAGFPVTPDHNGYRQEGMHIAQVFIHQGVRWSASRAYLRPAAWRPNLTVLARATVERIEIHDGRATGIRVRVGTDTRVIPCEREVILAAGAFNSPKLLLLSGIGPADELARHGIPVVSDRAEVGRNLQNHPGVDVQFGTASEDSLTAELSLAGRAKIGVDWLLRRRGLGATNFFESGAFLRTRDDVEFPNMQYEFLPLTRRLVKGKLVPVPGFQVWMDLSRPESRGSVSLRSANPQDPPSIVFNHLQARQDLEDIVDGVKLTRETLVKQQAWQRFRPVELNPGPDVTSDREIEAFVRSACNTSYHGSGSCRMGVDDDAVVDQHGRVNTIGGLRVADASIMPRVVTANLNAPVMMMAEKLADRIRGITPLPPGDATFYGGPER
- a CDS encoding CdaR family transcriptional regulator, coding for MAGEPDVQSAVDELASDLQLSVLVEDRQQRPIWWSTKGPVDHARTTTILGRHVEPAAAEVVGSFGLDRATEPVRTPAMPERGMWARWCVPVRHEGRLHGYLWVLDPDGKVTPDQLGPLVDCAELAGTVLARRTRSVEDMRRRRDALVERLLETSDPETARELAVWERLPLDVQVQVEHPRSPGGWALADDLSVHPVTGRARRMAASGAPLPLMHLAEAVRRARATARAIAAGARPEPASWDALGAWRLVVDAPASLAAADVHPGAEILSDQARLELRTTARVVLDLGGDMTTAATELHVHRTTLYYRLDRIQELTGVDLRQGAGRTDLQLALWLTAYREAGGTAGA
- the pruA gene encoding L-glutamate gamma-semialdehyde dehydrogenase — translated: MTIPVDRAAELLTEATPARSYAVGTPERIRLEAALTEVCRHGHDLPVVVGGKEIRTGRTFPLRLPHDHSTELGRAHRASSEEIESAIAAASDTAGDWGRAHLAHRVAPFQKAADMLESGPWRERLVAATMLELSKTAAQADGDVAEAVDFLRANIVNAGALEQVQPHSPAGITNHMEYRPLEGFVFAISPFNFTAMNNLAFAPALLGNSVLWKPAESATLVAHLSLRLLREAGLPDGVISLLPGRGGEVGDPVLRHRDLSAVHFTGSTATLRHIWRTIGSGIDRYRDYPRIVGEAGGKDFVIAHPSADVEALAVACVRAAYDYQGQKCAAASRIYVPRSLWPEVRDRIVALTEGLAVGDPTVPGVHLGAVINRSQFEKHEAALARARDQQVVLAGGHTDGASGWFVRPTLLQVDDPHSEFMEEELFAPVMAAYVYDDRRWPETLELVDGTTGYGLTGSVFANDEGAVAQADRVLRYSAGNYYVNDRPTGATVGQQPFGGARASGTNDKVGTVWNSIRFVSPRSVKHTHDLDRDARFPALEG
- a CDS encoding FAD-binding oxidoreductase, with protein sequence MPDVLIIGGGCIGSAAALHLLKRSPGTAVTVLEPDPTYTEAATTHATGGVRQLFTRPENIELSRYTLEVIANWQDYLGLDGTAPDLAWKENGYLFVAPPEHTATFERNFATQVELGVEAEWLDPGELTQRYPFLLTDDLGPAVLSPRDGWLDPHSLLHGLRRAAQRLGAEYRTDRAVDLTVRGGRVEAVQLESGSTIEADWVINAAGVRAPQLAELAGMPVPVDPMPRQEHYVEASGDYTAMPFIKDPYGLAIRSEGEGLSVGLVDFDTPASRELPRDNSHFEERVWPALAHRIPSLDALRLKSTWAGHYDQNRLDGNMIIGNRPGTVDNFLTACGFSGHGLMHAPGVGRALAELIVDGDYTTIDLTRFGYQRIIDEEPYQELGVR
- a CDS encoding TetR family transcriptional regulator, with translation MRSDTERNRRRLIDAAAYLAGRHGTAVKMTEVAERAEVAAATAYRHFGSVDEILAVYRFDVGLRLLTHSRRSDHHGLRLLEDVCAEWVRLVVEHGRAMVHTRSDEGYLARLRAGARHISVQAEAMERPIAEAAAELGIPEPGEEGLFLWNILFDPREIFDLLDTVGMSQAETTRRLVAAFCGSLRGWSAGAASR
- a CDS encoding pyridoxal phosphate-dependent aminotransferase translates to MSTSTAPAAFAPAAAVARIAAASRRVQQPQSSDDLVSLAMGEPDFDTPAQVVDAAVASLRAGRTHYSPLRGEPDLRAALAERIGGLTGGPVSADDVLITHGGTAGLAASILSIVDPGDRVVFPDPTYSLYADLVSMAGGVPVPVPLGADLHWDLDRLADALPGAKLFVFCNPGNPTGIVHSRAELDALAGLLEGTSTVVVSDEAYADLTYTGEPFTSTVSIEGLPERTIYCQTFSKSYAMTGWRVGYIWGPQPLIASAARIHNTVNGSMNTVVQDAALAAVRTADADVAAMRTAYARRAEIMFEGLSGIDGLTPSAPEGAFYQFPHYDLDIPSAELVTRLRELGVAVRPGSEFGAHGEHHLRLSYAASEDAIRTGVARLAEGLDTLRRTLVP